The following proteins are co-located in the Paludibaculum fermentans genome:
- a CDS encoding ABC transporter ATP-binding protein: protein MIKVEGLTKRYGRNVAVQGISFEVEKGQIVGFLGPNGAGKTTTMRILTCFMPPTQGTAHVAGFDVLEEPMQVKKRIGYLPENPPVYPEMEVEEYLAFVGRLKGIPSAELAKRVDEVAERCAVADVRKKLIAKLSKGYRQRVGLAQAIIHNPDVLILDEPTAGLDPKQIHETRDLIRSLAGEHTIILSTHILPEVEQTCDHVVIITKGRIVATDSVQNLTSRLRGQEAVAVQVSGGEEPVIRQRLEQVAGVSRVVARDTHNGVYSFEVESLPGKNVRAEVARAVVESGWNLSELRAVALSLEDVFLELTATEKPGEGDKQ, encoded by the coding sequence ATGATCAAGGTCGAAGGACTGACCAAGCGTTACGGCCGCAATGTCGCCGTGCAGGGCATCAGCTTCGAAGTGGAAAAGGGTCAGATTGTTGGCTTCCTGGGGCCGAACGGCGCCGGCAAAACCACGACAATGCGGATCCTTACCTGCTTCATGCCGCCCACCCAAGGCACAGCTCATGTAGCGGGCTTCGACGTGCTCGAAGAGCCCATGCAAGTCAAGAAGCGGATCGGCTATCTGCCTGAAAATCCACCCGTTTACCCCGAAATGGAAGTCGAGGAGTATCTCGCCTTCGTCGGACGGTTGAAGGGGATCCCCAGCGCCGAACTGGCCAAGCGCGTGGACGAAGTGGCCGAGCGCTGCGCCGTCGCCGATGTCCGCAAGAAACTCATCGCCAAGCTTTCCAAAGGTTACCGGCAGCGCGTCGGCCTGGCCCAGGCCATTATTCACAACCCCGACGTGCTGATTCTCGACGAACCCACCGCCGGTCTCGATCCCAAGCAGATCCACGAGACGCGCGACCTCATTCGCTCCCTCGCCGGAGAGCACACCATCATTCTGTCCACCCACATCCTGCCCGAAGTCGAACAGACCTGCGACCACGTGGTGATCATCACCAAGGGCCGCATCGTCGCCACCGACTCCGTGCAAAACCTGACCTCCCGCCTGCGCGGCCAGGAAGCGGTAGCCGTTCAGGTCTCGGGCGGCGAGGAACCCGTCATCCGCCAGCGACTGGAGCAGGTGGCCGGCGTCAGCCGCGTCGTCGCCCGCGACACCCACAACGGCGTCTACTCCTTCGAGGTCGAATCCCTGCCCGGCAAGAACGTGCGCGCCGAAGTCGCCCGCGCCGTGGTCGAATCCGGCTGGAACCTGAGCGAACTGCGCGCCGTGGCCCTGAGCCTGGAAGACGTCTTCCTGGAACTCACCGCCACCGAGAAGCCCGGTGAAGGAGACAAGCAATGA
- a CDS encoding HpcH/HpaI aldolase family protein, which yields MNTQTKAAQLKERLLAGETVLGCFLSLGSPLTAELMGLAGYDWSLIDLEHGAGGEVEALAQMQALSATSSAAIVRVESNARQRAHRVLDCGAHGVMFPRIDTEEDARAAAAAMRYPPLGVRGVAFSNRVCEYGANFRPYLEASATALLTIVQIETRTAVDNVDAIASVDGVDVLFIGPSDLSHSYGVLGQFDHPEFSAAIAKTVEAARRHGKALGILLPKPDDMEHYRSLGFRFIASGSDAVLLNNAARSLVHNLRTQLA from the coding sequence ATGAACACGCAAACCAAGGCCGCTCAGCTCAAGGAACGCCTGCTGGCCGGTGAGACCGTGTTGGGCTGTTTTCTGAGCCTCGGCTCGCCTTTGACCGCTGAATTGATGGGACTCGCCGGCTACGACTGGTCGCTCATCGACCTGGAGCACGGGGCGGGCGGGGAAGTGGAGGCGCTGGCCCAGATGCAGGCGCTTTCGGCTACATCATCCGCAGCCATCGTCCGTGTCGAATCGAACGCCCGCCAGCGCGCCCACCGCGTGCTGGATTGCGGCGCCCACGGCGTCATGTTCCCGCGCATCGATACGGAAGAGGACGCCCGCGCGGCCGCTGCTGCCATGCGTTACCCCCCACTGGGAGTCCGCGGCGTGGCCTTCTCCAACCGTGTCTGCGAGTATGGAGCGAACTTCCGGCCTTACCTGGAAGCCTCCGCCACCGCCCTGCTCACCATCGTCCAGATTGAAACCCGCACCGCCGTCGACAATGTCGATGCGATCGCCTCTGTCGACGGCGTCGATGTCCTCTTCATCGGACCCTCGGATCTCTCGCACTCCTACGGGGTCCTGGGCCAGTTCGACCACCCCGAATTCTCCGCCGCCATTGCCAAAACCGTTGAGGCCGCGCGCCGCCACGGCAAGGCCCTGGGCATCCTGCTACCCAAGCCCGACGACATGGAGCACTACCGCTCGCTGGGTTTCCGCTTCATCGCTTCCGGCTCGGACGCCGTGCTTTTGAACAACGCGGCCCGCTCGCTGGTGCACAATCTGCGCACCCAACTGGCGTGA